The sequence AGTATGAGAGCTGCCTCTTCGTTGTTAAGCAGGCTAAAGACTTCTATGGTTTCCTCTTTGGATAGACGATAGATCTGTTCCGCAAGGTCTTGGGGTAGTAGGTCGTCTAGTATATCCGTTCGTTCTTTGTCTCTTATTCTTAAGTAGCGTATGATTTTTTCCCATGCTGATTTTTCCATTACCATATTGCTCACCCCTTTGTGGTTAATGCAGGACAACTCTAATGAGTTATTAGTTTTTAATTGTTAGTTTCCAGTTATTAGTTTTTGCTTATTAGTTTATAATTATTAGTTTGTGTGTATTTAGCTCCGGTCACCAAGGCTGAAGCCATGGCTACAATTGAAATAACTAATTAAAAATGCCTTCCTCATTTTATAATGAGGAAGGCATGTTAAGGGCACACAAAAAAGCCAGGCTGCCTACCTCATACGTTTGAGTTTCAGCACTATATGACGTAGAGTTTTCACTCAGCTGTGTTAAGCATGCCTTATTTCGGCAAGTGCCTGTTCTACCCATTGGTGTCTCTAGACATTTCTGGGCAACAGCCTATGTTCATATAGTAGCCTCACCTAACGAGGTGTCCTATTTACAGTTTAACATTTAATAAGTGTTTGTCAACTACCTTGGGGCACTTTTTTCCAGCGACTCCCCTTGGGGATCTATATAGCGTAGGTATCTGTCATCGAAGATAAGTGTGGCAGTACCTGTTTTACCAGTCCTGTTTTTTGCTATTATTACCTCTACTTCGTTTTCTCTACCTTCTGCTTTAGCCTCTTCGAAGGCCTCAAGGTTTTGTCTAGCATGACGGTATAAAAATACTATCATATCGGCAAATTCCTCGATGTTACCAGACTCCCTTAGGTCAGATACCTGGGGTCTTTTATCCTGTCGTGAGGAGTAGTTACGATTTATCTGTGAAAGAAGTATGATAGGTACATCTAGTTCTGATGCAAGGTTTCTTAGTTGAAGTACTATATCTCCAACTGCCCTTGCTGTAGTTGTATTTCCACCCTCAGGAATTGCGATTGTTTGAAGGTAGTCGATTACAACAAGGCCTAGACCACCCATTTGTGCTTTCATTCTTCTAAGCCTAGCACGAATCTGGGATACGTTTATACCCCTTTCGTCACTTATTCTTAGGGGCAGGTTGTATAGCAAGTTTAGTTTTTCCGAAAACTCGTAGAATTCTTTGTCGCTAAGGTTACCCTGTTCATATGCCTGATTATCAATCATTAACTCACCTATGATAAGCCTGTCCATAATCTCTTGGGCACTCATCTCAAGACTTACAAAGGCCACTGGTAGGTTTCTTTTTATAACGTTTCTTACCATACTAAGACTGAAAGCTGTTTTACCTGTAGATGTGGCAGCTGCTAGTATGATAAGATGTTTATTTTTAAAACCATTTGTTAGATCATCCAGTGACATGTATCCCGTCAATAGACCCCTAGACACTAGACCTTCTTTTCTTTTTACGTACTCTTCTAGTCTATTTGCTAGAAGTTCGTTAATGTCGAAGATGGTTTTTGATGAGTTGTTTATATCTGTTGCTTGGAAGATTTTTTCTTGGGCTTGGGATGAGATGCTGTCTATGGTTTCTTCGTTGTCTTCATTGGTTATCATTTCCCCTATATCTTCTACAGCTGTAAATAGCTTGCGTTTTAGATACAGGTTTTTCATTATCTCAATTGTCTTACCTATTTCATTTACTGGTGGAGCATTTGATGTCAGACGAGTGAACAAATTGTTTATGTTATCTAGGGAATCGTCCTTTAGTAAGTCGAGGTATAATTGGGTTCTTGATACCTCACCATTTGTTTGGTACTGCTTAAGGATGTTTTCATAGATATATTTGTTATTTTGTTTATAGAAGAATTCAGGTAGTAAAACGTCTGCAACATCGTCTATTTTTGCTGGATTTTCTATGAGTATGCCCAGTACTTGTTCTTCAACGAAGTTGTTGTGGGGTGCATTTTCTCTTTGCTTTTTAGTGGCTAATTGTAAATACTCTTTTACTTGGGAGATTGGTTTAGACCAGCGATTTGCAAGATATGTCACCAAGTCTTGTACTATCATCATGTCATAGACATTTGTAGCTACATAATCCTTTGCCAAGCTATATTCTTTTTCTACGGTGCTTTGCTCATTTAGCAAATGTTTTAAGATGAAGAAATCTGCACTAACTGTTTTTTCCATTATTTCTTGAATACCAGCTTTACCTTGGGCTTTTAAGACATCATTCATATCTTTAAAGGGGTATTCTGGTACTGCAACCCTTACATCTAAGGTAGGGTCTTCTTCCATGAGAAGCTTTTTGTTTTTTTCTACACTTTTAAGTCCCGTCGGGTCATTGTCTGGTACTAGTACTATGGTTTTCCGGCTTTTTAGTTCTTTTGCCTTGCACAGTTTTGCGATTATTTTGGCTTGTTGTTCTGTAAGTGAGTCTCTCATTACACCTACGGCACTTTTAAATCCAGCTTCCCAAAGACTAATAACGTCAAAGTAGCCTTCAAGTACATATAGTGTGTCCTCTAGCTCTCTCCTGGCCTGATATAGGTTATATAGGAGTTCCCCTTTGTTGAAGATCTCATCGTTTCTTGAGTTTTTGTATTTTGGTTCCACACCTTCATCTAAAAATCTGTTACTAAAGCCTACAACTTTACCCATGCCATCATGTATAGGTATAACTATGGCGTT comes from Alkalicella caledoniensis and encodes:
- a CDS encoding DnaB-like helicase C-terminal domain-containing protein, with product MNYEALLNEIKDKVNIVDFIGQYTKLQKKGTLHQGKCVLHNDKDTPSLTVYDETQSFYCFGCKAGGGVLDFVKDYYNYDFNEAMEFLGEKAGIKVNSIDPALYRQKQAKIQQNQKQLDTTKEKMVSTENTGKSYLKGRGFSLEALEAFQLGYSESNNAIVIPIHDGMGKVVGFSNRFLDEGVEPKYKNSRNDEIFNKGELLYNLYQARRELEDTLYVLEGYFDVISLWEAGFKSAVGVMRDSLTEQQAKIIAKLCKAKELKSRKTIVLVPDNDPTGLKSVEKNKKLLMEEDPTLDVRVAVPEYPFKDMNDVLKAQGKAGIQEIMEKTVSADFFILKHLLNEQSTVEKEYSLAKDYVATNVYDMMIVQDLVTYLANRWSKPISQVKEYLQLATKKQRENAPHNNFVEEQVLGILIENPAKIDDVADVLLPEFFYKQNNKYIYENILKQYQTNGEVSRTQLYLDLLKDDSLDNINNLFTRLTSNAPPVNEIGKTIEIMKNLYLKRKLFTAVEDIGEMITNEDNEETIDSISSQAQEKIFQATDINNSSKTIFDINELLANRLEEYVKRKEGLVSRGLLTGYMSLDDLTNGFKNKHLIILAAATSTGKTAFSLSMVRNVIKRNLPVAFVSLEMSAQEIMDRLIIGELMIDNQAYEQGNLSDKEFYEFSEKLNLLYNLPLRISDERGINVSQIRARLRRMKAQMGGLGLVVIDYLQTIAIPEGGNTTTARAVGDIVLQLRNLASELDVPIILLSQINRNYSSRQDKRPQVSDLRESGNIEEFADMIVFLYRHARQNLEAFEEAKAEGRENEVEVIIAKNRTGKTGTATLIFDDRYLRYIDPQGESLEKSAPR